A region of Beijerinckia sp. 28-YEA-48 DNA encodes the following proteins:
- a CDS encoding MBL fold metallo-hydrolase, protein MTLRLSVFIRCTAFAMVVFAGTGAMAADPPQNTMRVTLLGTGTPVPSPERFGNSTLVEAGGQKLVFDFGRGVTIRLAQLRIPFGTINAHFLTHFHSDHLNGLPDLWLTGWLRPPYGNRNTPMAIYGPPGLTKLTKGLTDAFVRDIEIRKADEHDPEAGIAFDVHEGAPGVMYDQGGVKVTAFNNDHGPLVVPSYGYKIEYQGHSVVLSGDTRYNAEVVRQATGADLLVHCVTVIPDELLKQFPAYQAVLQHLASPEDAARVFAEAHPKLAVYSHIGLNGNAKEEDLVARTRKIYDGPLVVGQDLMSIEVGAQTKVGPR, encoded by the coding sequence ATGACATTACGACTGAGTGTTTTCATCCGCTGCACCGCTTTCGCGATGGTGGTGTTTGCCGGAACGGGTGCGATGGCGGCGGACCCGCCTCAGAATACGATGCGGGTCACACTGCTCGGAACCGGCACGCCCGTTCCCTCGCCGGAGCGCTTCGGCAATAGCACGCTCGTCGAAGCGGGTGGCCAGAAGCTGGTGTTCGATTTCGGCCGCGGCGTCACGATCCGCCTGGCGCAGTTGCGCATTCCCTTCGGCACGATCAATGCGCATTTCCTGACGCATTTTCATTCCGACCATCTCAACGGCCTGCCCGATCTCTGGCTGACCGGCTGGCTGCGACCGCCTTACGGCAATCGCAACACACCGATGGCGATCTATGGCCCGCCCGGCCTGACAAAGCTCACCAAGGGCCTGACCGACGCCTTTGTGCGCGATATCGAAATCCGCAAGGCCGACGAGCATGATCCGGAAGCTGGCATCGCCTTCGACGTGCATGAAGGCGCGCCCGGCGTGATGTACGATCAAGGGGGCGTCAAGGTGACGGCGTTCAACAATGATCACGGTCCTCTCGTGGTGCCGTCCTATGGCTATAAGATTGAATACCAGGGCCATAGCGTGGTTCTGTCCGGCGACACCCGCTACAATGCGGAAGTCGTCCGTCAAGCAACGGGCGCCGATCTGCTCGTCCATTGCGTGACCGTCATCCCCGACGAATTGCTGAAACAATTTCCGGCCTATCAGGCCGTCCTTCAACATCTCGCTTCGCCGGAAGACGCCGCCCGTGTCTTCGCCGAGGCGCACCCGAAGCTAGCCGTCTATAGCCACATCGGCCTGAACGGCAATGCCAAGGAAGAAGACCTCGTCGCGCGCACGCGCAAGATTTACGACGGGCCTCTGGTTGTTGGACAGGATTTGATGTCGATCGAGGTTGGCGCGCAAACCAAGGTCGGCCCGCGCTAG
- a CDS encoding Pr6Pr family membrane protein, giving the protein MQTISKSARLAAVVIALIAWVGLAVQLQASSELSGSVPLAIWVMLRFFTVIANLLVAIFFTGVALRLLERMAASLLGCITLAILFVGVVYMLLLRGLVELSGGAKLADLLLHHVTPILVPAFWLVFAPKGELRRVDPWLWSLLPLAYFVYAITRAAFDGRYPYPFMDVGAIGWTQTTINAVLMALGFVIGGYVMLWLDRRLSQSR; this is encoded by the coding sequence ATGCAGACGATATCCAAATCCGCGCGTCTCGCTGCTGTCGTTATCGCGCTCATCGCCTGGGTCGGCTTGGCCGTGCAGCTTCAAGCATCGAGCGAGTTGAGCGGCTCGGTGCCCCTGGCGATCTGGGTGATGCTGCGCTTTTTCACCGTCATCGCCAATCTGCTCGTGGCGATTTTCTTCACCGGTGTCGCCCTGCGCTTGCTGGAACGGATGGCCGCGAGCCTACTTGGTTGCATCACCCTGGCGATCCTGTTCGTCGGTGTCGTCTACATGCTGCTGCTGCGCGGCCTCGTTGAATTGAGCGGTGGCGCGAAGCTCGCGGATCTGTTGCTGCACCACGTCACGCCGATCCTGGTGCCCGCGTTCTGGCTGGTCTTCGCGCCCAAGGGCGAATTGCGGCGCGTCGATCCCTGGCTGTGGAGCCTGCTGCCGCTGGCCTATTTCGTCTACGCCATCACGCGCGCCGCCTTCGATGGCCGCTATCCCTATCCGTTCATGGATGTCGGCGCGATCGGCTGGACGCAGACCACGATCAACGCCGTGCTGATGGCATTGGGTTTTGTCATCGGCGGTTACGTGATGTTGTGGCTCGACCGACGGTTGAGCCAGAGCCGATAG
- a CDS encoding 2'-deoxycytidine 5'-triphosphate deaminase, protein MSQNRGILPAHEIEALHGAGAIRTAAPFAAGQVQPASLDLRLGSRAWRMRASFLPGPERPVSERIATLALHEIDLTQGAVLETGCVYIAELMEGLALPADIAASANPKSSTGRIDVFTRVIADRAHEFDQIEPGYSGKLYAEISPRTFPVLVRSGSRLSQIRFRRGQARLDDQGHLELHRREKLVTSAEPSISGGVAVSVDLAGFDGSTLIGYRAKRHTGLIDVDKPAAHTMLDFWEPIHRHGRADLVLDPGEFYILASKEAVRVPPDHAAEMTPFDPLVGEFRVHYAGFFDPGFGAAEAGGEGARAVLEVRSHDVPFILEDGQIVGRLVYEKMTETPRTLYGADLKSNYQAQGLKLSKHFKA, encoded by the coding sequence ATGAGCCAGAACCGCGGCATTTTGCCAGCCCACGAGATCGAGGCCCTGCATGGCGCGGGTGCCATCCGCACCGCCGCCCCTTTCGCGGCCGGACAGGTGCAACCAGCGAGCCTGGATTTACGGCTTGGCAGCCGGGCCTGGCGCATGCGCGCCAGCTTCCTGCCGGGGCCGGAGCGGCCGGTCAGCGAGCGGATCGCCACGCTCGCCCTGCATGAAATCGACCTGACCCAAGGCGCGGTGCTGGAGACGGGCTGCGTCTATATCGCCGAGCTGATGGAAGGCTTGGCGCTGCCGGCCGATATCGCCGCTTCCGCCAATCCGAAGAGCTCTACCGGCCGGATCGACGTGTTCACCCGCGTCATCGCTGATCGGGCCCATGAATTCGACCAGATCGAACCGGGCTACAGCGGCAAGCTCTATGCCGAGATTTCGCCGCGCACCTTCCCCGTGCTGGTGCGCAGCGGCTCACGCCTGTCGCAGATCCGCTTCCGGCGCGGCCAGGCGCGGCTCGACGACCAGGGCCATCTGGAGCTGCACCGGCGCGAAAAACTGGTGACCTCGGCCGAACCGTCGATCTCGGGCGGCGTCGCCGTGTCGGTTGATCTGGCGGGCTTTGACGGCTCCACGCTCATCGGCTACCGCGCCAAACGGCACACCGGGCTGATCGATGTCGACAAGCCGGCCGCCCATACCATGCTCGACTTCTGGGAGCCCATTCACCGGCACGGCCGCGCCGATCTGGTGCTCGACCCCGGCGAATTCTACATTCTGGCCTCCAAGGAAGCGGTGCGCGTACCGCCCGACCACGCCGCCGAGATGACGCCCTTCGATCCGTTGGTCGGCGAATTCCGCGTGCACTATGCAGGCTTCTTCGATCCGGGCTTTGGCGCCGCGGAAGCTGGTGGCGAAGGGGCACGCGCCGTGCTCGAAGTGCGCTCGCACGACGTGCCGTTCATTCTCGAAGACGGCCAGATCGTCGGACGGTTGGTCTATGAAAAGATGACCGAAACACCGCGCACGCTCTATGGCGCCGACCTGAAATCAAACTATCAGGCGCAAGGCCTCAAGCTGTCGAAACACTTCAAGGCGTAG
- a CDS encoding O-succinylhomoserine sulfhydrylase yields the protein MSKNKSLRDLRPATRLVHGGTLRSQFGEMSEAMFLTQGYAYESMESAERRFKGDEPGFMYSRFSNPTVAMFEQRMALLEGAESARATATGMAAVTAAIVGQLKAGDHIVAAKALFGSCRYVVEDLMPRFGVACTLVDGTDLAQWRAAVRPNTKTFFLESPTNPQLEVIDITAVAKIAHDAGATLVVDNVFATPILQSPLQLGADCVVYSATKHVDGQGRVLGGCILASEAFIQAHIHNFLRQTGPAMSPFNAWVMLKSLETLPLRVTQQMRNAERVADFLAEQSAINYVLYPSRKDHPQHELAMRQMSGGGTVVVVDVKGGKEAAFRMANAFSIIKISNNLGDAKSIVTHPATTTHQRLPQADREAMGIGEGMLRLSIGLEDIEDIIEDFQTGVDAV from the coding sequence ATGAGCAAGAACAAGTCGCTGCGCGATCTGCGCCCCGCCACCCGCCTGGTTCATGGTGGCACCCTGCGCTCGCAGTTCGGCGAAATGTCCGAAGCCATGTTCCTGACCCAGGGCTATGCCTACGAGAGCATGGAAAGTGCCGAACGGCGCTTCAAGGGCGACGAGCCCGGTTTCATGTATTCGCGCTTCTCCAATCCGACCGTCGCCATGTTCGAGCAGCGTATGGCCCTGCTGGAAGGCGCTGAATCAGCCCGCGCCACCGCCACGGGCATGGCGGCCGTCACAGCCGCCATCGTCGGTCAGCTGAAGGCGGGCGACCATATCGTCGCCGCCAAGGCGCTGTTTGGCTCCTGCCGCTACGTCGTCGAGGATCTGATGCCGCGTTTCGGCGTCGCCTGTACCTTGGTGGACGGCACCGATCTCGCGCAATGGCGCGCCGCTGTCCGCCCCAACACCAAGACCTTCTTCCTCGAGAGCCCGACCAACCCGCAGCTCGAGGTCATCGACATCACCGCCGTGGCCAAGATCGCCCATGATGCCGGTGCCACGCTCGTCGTCGACAATGTGTTCGCCACACCCATTCTGCAGAGCCCGCTGCAACTTGGCGCCGATTGCGTTGTCTATTCAGCCACCAAGCATGTCGATGGCCAGGGCCGGGTGCTCGGCGGTTGCATTCTCGCCTCGGAAGCCTTCATCCAGGCGCACATTCACAATTTCCTGCGTCAGACCGGCCCGGCCATGTCGCCGTTCAACGCCTGGGTGATGCTGAAATCGCTCGAAACCCTGCCGCTGCGCGTTACCCAGCAGATGCGCAACGCCGAGCGCGTCGCCGACTTCCTCGCCGAGCAGAGCGCCATCAATTACGTGCTTTACCCCTCGCGCAAGGACCATCCGCAGCACGAACTGGCCATGCGCCAGATGTCGGGTGGCGGCACCGTGGTGGTGGTGGACGTGAAGGGCGGCAAGGAAGCGGCCTTCCGCATGGCCAATGCCTTTTCCATCATCAAGATCTCCAACAATCTTGGCGACGCCAAGAGCATCGTGACGCACCCGGCAACGACCACGCATCAGCGTCTGCCGCAAGCTGATCGTGAGGCGATGGGGATCGGTGAAGGCATGCTGCGCCTGTCCATCGGCCTCGAAGACATCGAAGACATCATCGAGGATTTCCAGACCGGCGTTGACGCCGTTTGA
- a CDS encoding GcrA family cell cycle regulator, translated as MSWTDERVETLRKLWSDGHSASQIAAEIGNGITRNAVIGKVHRLGLSGRVKAPSTTVARPRVSQPRVHRPAAVQRSSSMGGGMVRGNTALAFAPRAYEAPVLKTIEEVVLPMSERVTIMELKESMCRWPLGDPATSEFRYCGGKSDPGATYCPYHSRMAYQPAQDRRRDRSKNPQMLMRPS; from the coding sequence ATGTCCTGGACCGATGAGCGCGTTGAGACGCTCCGTAAACTTTGGTCGGATGGTCATAGCGCAAGTCAGATTGCCGCCGAGATCGGCAACGGCATCACGCGTAATGCCGTGATCGGCAAAGTGCATCGGCTGGGATTGTCCGGTCGCGTCAAAGCGCCGTCCACGACGGTGGCGCGCCCGCGCGTTTCGCAGCCGCGTGTCCATCGGCCTGCGGCGGTTCAGAGATCGAGTTCGATGGGTGGTGGAATGGTGCGTGGTAATACCGCATTGGCCTTCGCCCCGCGCGCTTATGAAGCGCCGGTGCTGAAGACGATTGAGGAAGTCGTGCTGCCGATGTCCGAGCGCGTGACGATCATGGAGCTCAAGGAGTCCATGTGTCGCTGGCCGCTGGGCGATCCGGCGACGTCGGAATTCCGCTATTGCGGCGGCAAGTCCGATCCCGGCGCGACCTATTGCCCCTATCATTCGCGCATGGCCTATCAGCCGGCGCAGGATCGCCGTCGCGATCGTTCCAAGAACCCGCAGATGTTGATGCGGCCTTCCTGA